Proteins from a single region of Urocitellus parryii isolate mUroPar1 chromosome 4, mUroPar1.hap1, whole genome shotgun sequence:
- the Rcl1 gene encoding RNA 3'-terminal phosphate cyclase-like protein isoform X3, whose amino-acid sequence MTTQASEVDVLKATALPLLKQFGIDGESFELKIVRRGMPPGGGGEVIFSCPVKKALKPIQLTDPGKIKRIRGMAYSVRVSPQMANRIVDSARGILNKFIPDIYIYTDHMKGVNSGKSPGFGLSLVAETTNGTFLSAELASNPQGQGAAVLPEDLGKNCARLLLEEIYRGGCVDSTNQSLALLLMTLGQQDVSKVLLGPLSPYTIEFLRHLKSFFQIMFKIETKPCGEELKGGDKVLMTCVGIGFSNLSKTLK is encoded by the exons GTTGATGTTCTTAAGGCAACAGCTCTCCCTCTGTTGAAACAGTTTGGGATTGATGGTGAATCATTTGAACTAAAG ATTGTGCGTCGAGGAATGCCCCCTGGGGGAGGAGGTGAAGTGATTTTCTCATGTCCTGTAAAGAAGGCCCTGAAGCCTATCCAGCTCACAGATCCAGGAAAAATTAAACGTATCAGAGGAATGGC GTACTCTGTACGTGTATCACCTCAGATGGCAAACCGGATCGTGGATTCTGCAAGGGGCATCCTCAACAAGTTCATACCTGATATCTATATTTACACAGATCACATGAAAGGAGTCAACTCTGGGAA GTCTCCAGGTTTTGGGTTGTCACTGGTTGCTGAGACCACCAATGGCACCTTCCTCAGTGCTGAACTGGCCTCCAACCCACAGGGCCAGGGAGCAGCTGTGCTTCCAGAGGACCTTGGCAAGAACTGTGCCAGACTTCTGCTCGAAGAAATCTACAGG GGTGGATGCGTGGACTCGACAAATCAAAGTCTGGCTCTACTGCTAATGACCCTTGGACAGCAGGATGTTTCCAAAGTTCTGCTAGGACCACTCTCTCCTTATAC gataGAATTTTTGCGGCACTTGAAGAGCTTTTTCCAGATTATGTTTAAAATTGAAACCAAGCCGTGTGGTGAAGAACTTAAAGGTGGGGATAAAGTGCTGATGACCTGTGTGGGCATTGGCTTCTCCAaccttagcaagactctcaaGTGA
- the Rcl1 gene encoding RNA 3'-terminal phosphate cyclase-like protein isoform X4 translates to MTPLTPDSRYSVRVSPQMANRIVDSARGILNKFIPDIYIYTDHMKGVNSGKSPGFGLSLVAETTNGTFLSAELASNPQGQGAAVLPEDLGKNCARLLLEEIYRGGCVDSTNQSLALLLMTLGQQDVSKVLLGPLSPYTIEFLRHLKSFFQIMFKIETKPCGEELKGGDKVLMTCVGIGFSNLSKTLK, encoded by the exons ATGACACCCTTAACTCCAGATTCCAGGTACTCTGTACGTGTATCACCTCAGATGGCAAACCGGATCGTGGATTCTGCAAGGGGCATCCTCAACAAGTTCATACCTGATATCTATATTTACACAGATCACATGAAAGGAGTCAACTCTGGGAA GTCTCCAGGTTTTGGGTTGTCACTGGTTGCTGAGACCACCAATGGCACCTTCCTCAGTGCTGAACTGGCCTCCAACCCACAGGGCCAGGGAGCAGCTGTGCTTCCAGAGGACCTTGGCAAGAACTGTGCCAGACTTCTGCTCGAAGAAATCTACAGG GGTGGATGCGTGGACTCGACAAATCAAAGTCTGGCTCTACTGCTAATGACCCTTGGACAGCAGGATGTTTCCAAAGTTCTGCTAGGACCACTCTCTCCTTATAC gataGAATTTTTGCGGCACTTGAAGAGCTTTTTCCAGATTATGTTTAAAATTGAAACCAAGCCGTGTGGTGAAGAACTTAAAGGTGGGGATAAAGTGCTGATGACCTGTGTGGGCATTGGCTTCTCCAaccttagcaagactctcaaGTGA